The following are encoded together in the Panicum virgatum strain AP13 chromosome 6K, P.virgatum_v5, whole genome shotgun sequence genome:
- the LOC120712850 gene encoding tetraketide alpha-pyrone reductase 1-like produces MANTAKGKVCVTGASGFIASWLVKRLLESGYHVLGTVRDPGNQKKVGHLWDLEGAKERLELVRADLLEEGSFDDAVMACEGVFHTASPIITKSDSKEVMLNSAINGTLNVLRSCKKNPFLKRVVLTSSSSTVRIKDEADLPPNVLLDETSWSSIEYCESLQIWYAVAKILAEKAAWEFAKEHKIDLVTVLPTFVIGPNLSPELGPTSSDVLGLFQGETGKFTAYGRMGYVHIDDVASCHILAYEAAGARGRYICNAAVLGCGDLAALLARRFPPYPVPRSLPSVYGEQTYGYDTAKARALGLRELKGVEEMFDDAVESLVGHGHLPPESARASTSSLL; encoded by the exons ATGGCGAACACGGCCAAGGGCAAAGTGTGCGTCACCGGAGCATCTGGCTTCATTGCCTCCTGGCTCGTCAAGCGGCTTCTTGAGTCTGGGTACCATGTTCTGGGAACAGTCAGAGACccag GGAATCAGAAGAAAGTAGGACATCTCTGGGATTTGGAAGGTGCAAAGGAAAGGCTGGAGCTTGTGAGAGCTGACCTCTTGGAAGAAGGGAGCTTTGATGATGCTGTGATGGCTTGTGAGGGTGTCTTCCACACTGCGTCTCCAATCATCACCAAATCTGACTCCAAG GAGGTAATGCTTAATTCAGCAATAAACGGCACTCTGAACGTGCTACGGTCATGCAAGAAGAATCCCTTCCTCAAGAGGGTTGTCCTGACATCTTCATCGTCAACTGTGAGGATCAAGGACGAAGCTGATCTCCCCCCTAACGTGTTGCTGGATGAAACATCATGGAGCTCCATCGAGTACTGCGAGAGCCTCCAG ATATGGTACGCCGTGGCGAAGATCCTGGCCGAGAAGGCAGCCTGGGAGTTCGCCAAGGAGCACAAGATCGACCTCGTCACTGTTCTCCCCACCTTTGTCATCGGACCTAATCTGTCTCCTGAGCTCGGCCCCACGTCTTCAGATGTCCTCGGCTTATTCCAAG GAGAGACGGGGAAGTTCACGGCGTACGGGCGCATGGGGTACGTCCACATCGACGACGTGGCGAGCTGCCACATCCTGGCCtacgaggccgccggcgcccggggGCGGTACATCTGCAACGCGGCGGTGCTGGGCtgcggcgacctcgccgcccTGCTGGCGCGGCGGTTCCCGCCGTACCCCGTGCCCAGGAGCCTGCCCAGCGTCTACGGCGAGCAGACGTACGGCTACGACACGGCCAAGGCCCGCGCGCTGGGCCTGCGGGAGCTCAAGGGCGTCGAGGAGATGTTCGACGACGCCGTGGAGTCGCTCGTCGGCCACGGCCACCTCCCGCCGGAGAGCGCGAGAGCGAGCACGAGCTCTCTCCTCTGA